Proteins from a genomic interval of Nasonia vitripennis strain AsymCx chromosome 3, Nvit_psr_1.1, whole genome shotgun sequence:
- the LOC100313520 gene encoding beta-1,3-glucan-binding protein, with translation MFTLSVFRFFLFFLISAHISNAQYVPPEALVEPLKPIGLRISIPDEPGITLVAFHVKFNQEFNGLEAGTIARDIMKPKNGRWTYEDKSTRLNENDVIYYWVHVVYNRLGYNLLEQEHTVTDFYEYEDSKPTTNAHFIVPEALVEPLTPVGIRISIPDEPGITLVAFHVKFNEAFNGLEAGTIARDIMKPNNGRWTYEDRSTKLKSNDIVYYWVHVVYNRLGYNLLDQEHRVTDFFNYKGKIQHQMDNKGGSFKPRPCVYSTTKLFDKTGFSKNPCAGQLLFKEDFRDLAQLRRSQWTIVEQYPGSPDYEFVVYRDSPENIKVENGLMITPKLLRNEFGDNFVREGSLALINCTGRFLTAECYSKARGWNILPPVTSGRVNTKNSINFEYGRVEIRAKLPRGEWIYPLLLLEPARNMPGSPMEVVQIRIASSAGNPELRLRDGSDIGGHLLWGDITGLNLQKSENYNQNRPIIYNQELWSDNFHVYELIWSPGRIVLKVDGQVYGNKRVNLPSDTPFYLTLGVAAGGRSEFPDKSVSRGFAKTWRNVEAKAMYHFYKTTDIWYGTWQNGATSLSVDYVKIWAL, from the exons ATGTTTACTCTATcggtttttcgatttttcctgTTTTTCCTGATATCGGCACATATTTCGAACGCTCAGTATGTACCTCCAGAGGCACTAGTCGAACCGCTAAAGCCGATTGGCCTCCGTATTTCCATACCAG ATGAGCCGGGCATTACCTTGGTAGCCTTTCACGTAAAGTTCAATCAAGAATTTAATGGACTTGAGGCTGGTACCATAGCACGAGACATCATGAAGCCGAAGAATGGCCGCTGGACTTATGAGGACAAAAGTACGAGGTTGAATGAAAATGATGTTATTTACTACTGGGTACACGTTGTTTACAATCGACTTGGATATAATCTGCTTGAACAAGAGCATACAGTAACCG ATTTCTATGAGTACGAGGATTCAAAGCCAACGACTAATGCTCATTTCATAGTTCCTGAGGCGCTGGTCGAACCGCTAACGCCTGTTGGCATCCGCATTTCCATACCAG acGAGCCGGGCATTACTCTAGTAGCTTTCCACGTAAAGTTCAACGAAGCATTCAATGGATTAGAAGCTGGTACCATAGCACGAGACATCATGAAGCCTAATAATGGTCGCTGGACTTATGAAGACAGAAGCACGAAGTTAAAGAGCAATGATATCGTTTACTACTGGGTACACGTTGTTTATAACCGACTTGGATATAACTTGCTAGATCAGGAGCACAGAGTTACAG ACTTCTTTAATTACAAGGGTAAAATACAACATCAGATGGATAATAAAGGTGGGAGTTTCAAACCCCGGCCATGCGTTTATTCGACGACAAAATTGTTCGATAAAACAGGCTTCAGCAAAAATCCCTGTGCTGGTCAGCTTCTTTTTAAAGAAGATTTCAGAGATCTGGCCCAGCTAAGGAGGTCGCAGTGGACTATTGTTGAGCAGTATCCTGGATCACCC GACTACGAATTCGTCGTTTATCGAGATTCACCTGAGAACATCAAAGTCGAAAATGGTCTGATGATCACCCCTAAGTTGCTGAGAAACGAATTTGGTGACAACTTTGTTCGCGAAGGCAGTCTCGCGTTGATTAA CTGCACAGGACGATTCTTGACAGCCGAATGTTACAGTAAAGCTCGAGGCTGGAACATCCTACCGCCTGTAACTTCTGGTCGGGTCAACACTAAGAATTCTATCAACTTCGAATACGGTCGAGTCGAAATAAGAGCAAAATTACCGCGTGGTGAATGGATCTATCCCCTATTACTCTTGGAACCTGCAAGAAACATGCCTGGTTCACCCATGGAAGTTGTTCAAATTCGAATTGCGTCATCCGCTGGTAATCCTGAACTAAGACTCAGGGATGGATCTGATATTGGTGGGCACCTTCTTTGGGGTGACATTACGGGATTAAATCTACAAAAATCCGAGAATTATAACCAGAACAGACCCATCATTTATAACCAGGAATTGTGGTCGGATAACTTCCACGTGTACGAGTTGATTTGGAGCCCGGGTAGGATTGTTCTTAAAGTTGATGGGCAAGTTTACGGAAATAAGCGCGTAAATTTACCCAGTGATACACCG ttCTATTTGACACTTGGTGTTGCCGCGGGCGGACGGTCAGAGTTTCCAGACAAGTCCGTGAGTCGTGGTTTCGCTAAAACTTGGCGGAACGTCGAAGCTAAG GCTATGTACCACTTTTATAAGACGACTGATATTTGGTACGGAACTTGGCAAAACGGCGCTACTTCTCTGAGTGTGGACTATGTCAAAATTTGGGCGCTATAA